Proteins from a genomic interval of Rosa chinensis cultivar Old Blush chromosome 2, RchiOBHm-V2, whole genome shotgun sequence:
- the LOC112183293 gene encoding disease resistance protein TAO1-like: MVRHVSISKQDLLREEAQVPDFMLNSKKLRTILILEDGRINQRFVKICISRFKCIRVLDLTESRLEELPSSIASLFHLRFLNLSHNRKIKRLPNSINKLLNLETLWLGDCDALEEIPKDIGNLINLRSLVITTQQTYLPKQIRRLTSLRFLCFHGCVNLKSLGEEIQFLNNLRKLAIESCNKLESLPPNMKHMTALDTLGVMHCEKLQLMMRSGEGPQGLRSLLIKNSSLEALPPWLTEDSADTLQSIWLGGCHNLTALPELINFRFLEQLHIEECSKLSALPQALHCLTELRGLKIIGCPELSKSYKRQLKGEEWLKMACQVKITLDADDEEDEADNRLADGKIAYLTLRRRR; encoded by the coding sequence ATGGTTCGACATGTGTCAATATCCAAACAAGACTTGCTTAGAGAAGAGGCACAAGTTCCCGATTTCATGCTCAACTCAAAGAAATTGCGAACCATTCTAATTCTTGAAGATGGCCGGATCAATCAACGTTTTGTGAAGATATGCATCTCGAGATTCAAATGTATACGAGTGCTAGATCTCACTGAGTCGCGTCTTGAGGAGCTACCAAGTTCCATTGctagtttgtttcatttgagaTTTCTCAACTTGTCTCATAATAGAAAGATAAAAAGGCTTCCCAATTCCATCAATAAGCTGCTGAATTTGGAGACCTTGTGGCTTGGGGATTGTGATGCACTTGAGGAGATACCCAAAGACATAGGGAACTTGATCAACCTCCGAAGCTTGGTGATAACTACACAACAGACGTATTTGCCAAAACAAATTAGACGCCTCACCTCACTTCGATTTTTATGTTTTCATGGATGTGTCAATCTTAAATCTTTGGGCGAAGAGATCCAATTCCTTAACAACCTTCGTAAACTGGCGATTGAAAGTTGTAATAAGTTGGAATCCTTGCCACCAAATATGAAACACATGACCGCTTTAGATACTTTGGGTGTAATGCATTGTGAGAAGCTTCAGTTGATGATGAGATCAGGGGAAGGTCCTCAAGGTCTTCGATCATTGCTTATCAAGAATTCAAGTTTGGAGGCTTTGCCCCCTTGGCTCACTGAAGATTCTGCAGACACTCTACAGAGCATATGGCTTGGTGGATGTCATAATCTCACGGCACTTCCGGAGTTGATAAACTTCAGATTCCTCGAGCAACTACACATTGAAGAATGCTCCAAATTGTCGGCTTTGCCGCAAGCATTGCATTGCCTTACTGAGTTGAGAGGATTGAAGATTATTGGGTGTCCTGAATTGAGCAAAAGTTACAAAAGGCAATTAAAAGGTGAGGAGTGGTTAAAGATGGCGTGTCAGGTGAAGATTACACTCGAcgctgatgatgaagaagatgaagctgACAATCGCTTGGCCGACGGAAAGATCGCGTACCTCACTTTGAGACGACGCCGTTAG